The Miscanthus floridulus cultivar M001 chromosome 6, ASM1932011v1, whole genome shotgun sequence genomic interval CTCAGCGCCATTGTAAAacacaaggcgcgcctcatcgCCCGAGGATTTGTTCagtgcgagggcatcgacttcgaggaagttttTGTGCCAGCAGCGCGTATGGAGTTGGTCCATTTGCTACTAGCTTTAGCAGCAataaaggactggcgcgtccatcacttggacgttaaatcggccttcctcaatggtgaacTGGTGGAGATGGTCTTCGTTAGGCAACCTCCAAGTTttgccgtcaagggagaggagcacaaggtgctctgactgcgcaaggcgctctacgggctacaccaggccccacgagcatggaacgccaagcttgacgccacgctgggcaagcttgggtttcagcggtgcacaaccgagcacgcgctctacacacaGCGACAGGGGAAGAAGGAGCTcatgtcggcgtgtatgtggatgatttgatcatcactcacgcgcgcacggaggacatcaacggcttcaagcgtgagatggcggcttgttgttgaatgagcgatctcggcgcactctcctactacctcggcatcgaggtaagACAGGGGAAGGatgaactcacgctcggtcagagtacgtatgcctccaagctattggagcggagcggcatggctaagtgcaagccatgcgtgactccgatggaggagcggctaaagctgacaaaggccagcaccacggcgaaggtagatgcaacactctatcaGAGCATCgttggcggtctgcgctacctagtccccacaaggccgaatattgcgttcaccgtgggctatgctagtcgcttcatggaggatcccagagagaatcactgggctgcggtgaagcggctactacgctacgtcaaggggacgatgGATCAAGAGATCATCTTTCCCAAAACCGGTGGGAGTAGGCTGCGGCTCACTATGTTTAGCGACACAGACATGGCAGGGGACATCGATGGACGATGGAGCatctctggcgtgctcgtcttcctcgggtcggccccaatttcatggctgtcgctaaaatagaaggtggtggcgttatctacgtgcgaggcagagtacgtagtggCGGCCACAaaggcgtgccaagttgtgtggctacgccggttGCTGGGCGAGTTGACCGgtgcggaagctcacccaccagcactgatggtggacaaccagccagCCATCGCCCTCGCCGGTTCTGTACAACCAGAGCAAatacatcgacgtgaagttcaactttctcagggactgtgtcgatggagggtagatcgtcatcgagttcgtcgaaactggtcggcaactcgcggacgtcttCACCAAGCCTCTCGGACGTCTTTGACTCACAGAGCTGAAGGAGAAGATCGACATGgaggggtacaagggatagcagtaggtttaggggaagaattattagaatgaactactgcttccttgtgtgaacacacagcaagggaaggcggcgccgaaaaagCCCCCTGCTATGATATGTAGCCACTGGAGAGGCAGGCGTCGAACGGCTCACCtgtcgcactgtagccacatgcagggacaggcgTAGAAGTCAGTCCTacagtgttatctagttactgttgcaacatatgtgctgtaataggactagatggatagagttgtataaatagactgtcACGATAACTCAGTAAagtgagttcagatttgtcatctctaATACAGGGCTtcagccaacgctggtgt includes:
- the LOC136460741 gene encoding secreted RxLR effector protein 161-like, with amino-acid sequence MEERLKLTKASTTAKVDATLYQSIVGGLRYLVPTRPNIAFTVGYASRFMEDPRENHWAAVKRLLRYVKGTMDQEIIFPKTGGSRLRLTMFSDTDMAGDIDGRWSISGVLVFLGSAPISWLSLK